The sequence below is a genomic window from Candidatus Aminicenantes bacterium.
TTCCCGTCAACCCGGGGCGGCGCGAAGTGTTCGGCCTGCCCGCGGTCGACACGGTTTCGGATATCGTGCAGCCCGTGGACCTGGCCGTGGTGGTGACCAAGAACGACCTGGTGTGCGACGTACTGGAAGACTGCGGGCGCAAGGGCATCCGCGGGGCCATCGTGGTTACTTCCGGTTTCGGCGAAGTGAACGAAGAGGGGCGCCGCCTGGAAAAAGAGATGACCGCGGTGGCCCGGCGTCACAACATCCAGGTGGTGGGACCCAATTGCCTGGGGGTGATGAACCTGGATCCGGGCATCATGTTGAACGCCACTTTCCTGAAGTTTACCCCGCGCAGCGGAGACATCGCCCTGGTGTCCCAGAGCGGAGCCGTGTGCGCCGCCCTGGTGGAAAACGCGGCCGCCCAGGGCATCGGTTTTTCCGCCATTTTTTCCATGGGCAACAAGGCGGTGATGGGGGAGACCGAGATCCTCGATATCCTGGCGGATCATGAGGCTTCGCACGTGATTGTCATGTACCTGGAAGACATCGCGGACGGAGCGGCGTTCATGCAGGCCTGCCGGCGTATCACGCGAGAACGCAAAAAACCGGTGCTGGTGCTGAAAGCCGGCCGCAGCGTTGAGGGCGCGCGCGCGGCCATGTCCCATACCGGGGCCATGATGGGGTCCGACGAGGTGGCGCAGGCCCTGCTGGCCCAATCGGGTGCGATCCGCGTGGACACGCTTTCCGAGTTGTTTGATTACGCATCCGCCTTTTCCATGCAGCCTCTGCCGCAAAAAGCCGCGGCGGTGATCCTATCCAACGCCGGCGGCGCCGCCATTGTCTCAACCGACGCCTGCGCCCGCCTGAAGATTCCCCTGGCCGATATCACGGAAGTACGCCCGGAGATCGATGCCCTGATCCCTCCCTGGGGCAGTTCGCGCAACCCGGTGGATATTGTGGGTGATGCCGATTACAGGCGTTTCGCCAGGGTGATGGACCGGGTAATGGCACAGGAAAACGTGGGCGCCGTGGTGGCCATGTGTACGCCGTCGGCCACGCTGGATTACGACCGCCTGGCCGGCGCGATCGTCGAGATGGCCCACAAGCACAACAAGACCGTTCTGGCCAGCCTGATGGGAGACGAGGAGGGGCCGGAAAACCGCCGCATTCTGAGGGAGGGCGGTGTTCCCCATTACCGGTATGCCGAGGACGCGATAAGCGCGCTGGGCGCGATGATGCGGTTTCGCGACTGGCTGAACACGCCGTTGCCGGCGGCGCGTGATTTCGAAATGGGCCTGGATACGGTTGAACGGCTGATTGACAGCGCGTTGGCCGCGGGGCGCCGCCACCTGCTGGAGCCCGAAGGCCTGGAGTTATTGCGTGCCTGTGAATTTCCTTATCCCGCTCACACATTGGCGCGAAACGAACAGGAGGCGGTCGCGGCCGCGAGAGAAATCGGCTTTCCCGTGGTGATGAAGATCGTATCCGCGGATATTGTTCACAAAACCGACGCCGGGGGCGTGGTCCTGAATTTGAATGATGAACCCGCGGTTCGGGGCGCTTTTGCCGACCTGGTGTCGTCCGCCCGCAATCACGCGCCCGGCACGGTGGTCGAAGGCGTGCTGGTAATGGAGATGGTCGCGTCGGGACACGAGATGATCGTGGGCGCCCGCCGTGAACCCCGCATGGGGCCGGTGGTCATGCTGGGTGCCGGGGGCATTCATGTTGAGGTCTTTAAAGATGTTGCCTACCGCCTGGCCCCGGTCAGTCCGGACGAAGTCCGCGGCATGCTGGGGGAGGTGCGGACGGCGCGGCTGCTGGATGGGTTCCGTGGCGCGCCTCCGGCGGATACCGACGCCCTGGTTGAGTGCGTGGAACGCTGTGCCCGGCTGATGCTGAAATGTCCGCGAATCCGGGAAATGGACATGAATCCCCTGCGGGTGCTGGCACGGGGCCGGGGCTGCCGTGTACTGGATATCCGCGTGGGCCTTCGTGATACCGTGGAATAAGTGAAGTGAACGGCAGGAGTGAAAGATCTTTTTTGCCTGGAATGCGTAATCATACGTGGAGTGAAAAGACAGGAGGGTTGCAAATGATGTTGACTCGCAAAAAGAAAATTCGTTTGATGGCCGTAATCCCGGCCTTTTTGGTGCTGGCTTTTGCCGTTGCCTGTTCGGGCGGTGAGAAAGAGGTGGTTCCGGTTCCCGAAACCATCGTAAACGACGGGGTGCCCCCGATTCCGGCAAGCATCGCCGCGGACATGAAGCGCTACACCGACATCAAGTCGACGGCGTTCGCGGACTGGTTGCCAGTTAACGAAGGCATGGTGGTGGCCACGCGCCGGGGAAACACCACGCAACTCTGCGCCCTGGCCG
It includes:
- a CDS encoding CoA-binding protein encodes the protein MADSVFLSPRSIAVVGASDREGSVGRAITSNIVQHFTGSVFPVNPGRREVFGLPAVDTVSDIVQPVDLAVVVTKNDLVCDVLEDCGRKGIRGAIVVTSGFGEVNEEGRRLEKEMTAVARRHNIQVVGPNCLGVMNLDPGIMLNATFLKFTPRSGDIALVSQSGAVCAALVENAAAQGIGFSAIFSMGNKAVMGETEILDILADHEASHVIVMYLEDIADGAAFMQACRRITRERKKPVLVLKAGRSVEGARAAMSHTGAMMGSDEVAQALLAQSGAIRVDTLSELFDYASAFSMQPLPQKAAAVILSNAGGAAIVSTDACARLKIPLADITEVRPEIDALIPPWGSSRNPVDIVGDADYRRFARVMDRVMAQENVGAVVAMCTPSATLDYDRLAGAIVEMAHKHNKTVLASLMGDEEGPENRRILREGGVPHYRYAEDAISALGAMMRFRDWLNTPLPAARDFEMGLDTVERLIDSALAAGRRHLLEPEGLELLRACEFPYPAHTLARNEQEAVAAAREIGFPVVMKIVSADIVHKTDAGGVVLNLNDEPAVRGAFADLVSSARNHAPGTVVEGVLVMEMVASGHEMIVGARREPRMGPVVMLGAGGIHVEVFKDVAYRLAPVSPDEVRGMLGEVRTARLLDGFRGAPPADTDALVECVERCARLMLKCPRIREMDMNPLRVLARGRGCRVLDIRVGLRDTVE